In Leptospira sp. WS58.C1, a single genomic region encodes these proteins:
- a CDS encoding response regulator, which produces MSSSSEQPNILIVEDEWLLSFNLQKTLQNLGYKVAGVAANGLDAQSIFKETDPDLVLMDISIEGDMDGIQTAQHIQRIKDVPIVFMTAYTDDSTFMRAMDAASTYAYITKPFQNHQLKSSIEIALRQQKRLGIVKESGKEFKNVIQSISEGAVSLDGDGNIIFLNHSAEELTGWTLEEALGKPGDVVLSFIQTQIGSGEHPDNLGHNLRYIPAVLVRKDDRKIRVGFRVSPIRDEANRIVGSIVTFSELDLLSVSEKRISEMEKVIQSEKRLESIQKLAAGIAHEINNPLMGVINYGNIIRNKKDLPADIRNYARVIIEQGERISGIIRNLILFSRSDNEEPSWCKLDDILVGVEGIISELLKSKNLEISKNISDDLPDVFLKQNQIKEVLYYLLYFYADGVGSDLKGSTIYFNAVLEDNKTDPGKDLVLRLSGTLNGELDPENAFQPFERIQSDDSRIGMGLSVCYGIIQSNQGKLDVQKSSSGTDFHIRLPVQIK; this is translated from the coding sequence ATGAGTTCTTCTTCAGAACAGCCGAATATTCTAATCGTCGAGGACGAGTGGCTTCTATCTTTCAACCTTCAAAAGACTCTTCAAAATTTAGGTTATAAGGTTGCGGGAGTTGCCGCAAACGGTCTGGACGCACAATCTATTTTTAAGGAAACCGATCCTGATTTGGTCCTTATGGATATCTCTATCGAAGGGGATATGGACGGGATCCAAACAGCACAACATATCCAAAGGATCAAAGACGTTCCGATCGTTTTTATGACTGCGTATACCGACGACTCCACGTTCATGAGGGCGATGGACGCGGCTTCTACCTATGCTTATATCACTAAACCGTTCCAAAATCATCAACTTAAGTCTTCGATTGAGATCGCACTTCGCCAACAAAAACGTTTGGGTATAGTCAAGGAAAGCGGTAAAGAATTTAAGAATGTGATCCAAAGTATTTCGGAAGGTGCAGTTTCTTTGGATGGAGATGGGAATATCATTTTTCTAAATCATTCCGCAGAGGAACTGACAGGTTGGACTTTGGAAGAGGCGCTTGGAAAACCGGGAGATGTGGTACTTTCTTTTATCCAAACCCAGATCGGTTCCGGAGAACATCCTGATAATCTCGGCCATAATCTCAGATATATTCCGGCAGTACTCGTAAGAAAGGACGATCGAAAGATCCGAGTGGGATTCAGAGTTTCTCCTATTCGGGACGAGGCAAATCGGATTGTAGGAAGTATCGTAACCTTCTCCGAATTGGACCTTTTGTCCGTATCCGAAAAAAGGATCTCGGAAATGGAGAAGGTGATCCAATCCGAAAAAAGATTGGAGTCCATCCAGAAATTGGCCGCAGGTATCGCCCATGAGATCAATAATCCACTTATGGGTGTGATCAATTACGGAAATATTATTCGGAACAAAAAGGATCTTCCTGCGGATATTCGAAATTATGCGAGAGTGATCATAGAACAAGGAGAAAGGATCTCCGGTATAATCCGAAATCTGATCTTATTCTCCCGTTCGGACAATGAAGAACCTAGTTGGTGTAAGCTGGACGATATTTTAGTCGGGGTGGAAGGGATTATCTCCGAATTATTAAAGTCTAAAAATCTGGAAATTTCCAAAAATATTTCCGACGATCTGCCGGATGTTTTCTTAAAACAGAATCAAATTAAAGAAGTATTATATTACCTTTTGTATTTTTATGCGGATGGGGTCGGTTCGGATCTAAAAGGAAGCACAATCTATTTTAATGCCGTGTTAGAAGATAATAAAACAGATCCGGGAAAGGACTTGGTCTTAAGACTTTCCGGGACCTTGAACGGAGAACTAGATCCTGAAAATGCCTTCCAACCTTTTGAGCGGATTCAATCCGATGACTCTAGGATAGGGATGGGGCTTTCCGTTTGTTATGGGATCATACAATCCAATCAAGGGAAACTGGATGTTCAAAAATCCAGCTCCGGCACTGATTTCCATATCCGCCTTCCTGTGCAGATAAAATAG